A window of the Pseudomonas fluorescens genome harbors these coding sequences:
- a CDS encoding phospholipase, with protein MSGLQPKCLEKATPVIARFDDLFTPGGIAFSADNAHLLLHIADSHSDVEPVPTLPAQALKGIPQLRFEGAEHTAIGDNTRLRFVENAEPVLAQNVPLHLPNGLALTYGQVLALGGDFYGVVERPINEGSTPADRLQRFTAAFDTLAALPASKAEAIQILSIMQKEIDAVNQAIKEGKQPHEAYDALGDTLSEEWNKITGGGSFVSALIPLGRYLKLAANNADHFGEWARLAYIAGHTAALQTAAAAHASQDELQLERAYAMNAFADHYLTDLFSSGHLRVPRKAMAAAVTPSDLGSLITRFMHDEDSKFGLKVRNGHGEQWRAFGDKRYFDATDADNRHQVNQAVQDSADEVYAAYSSGSVPTTSNALQRLPDLTAVLDPANNFSPLFRLQGNKVLRRKDVNNLNDTATVDDWWGWSTYLLLKDYHPTGNTN; from the coding sequence ATGTCCGGTCTACAACCAAAATGCCTTGAAAAAGCCACACCGGTCATCGCGCGATTCGATGATCTTTTCACTCCCGGCGGCATCGCCTTCAGTGCTGATAATGCGCACTTACTGCTGCACATCGCCGACTCGCACAGCGATGTCGAACCCGTGCCCACCCTGCCCGCTCAAGCCTTGAAAGGCATACCGCAATTACGCTTCGAAGGCGCGGAACACACGGCTATCGGCGATAACACCCGGCTGCGCTTCGTTGAAAATGCCGAGCCGGTGCTCGCGCAAAACGTGCCGCTGCATCTGCCGAACGGATTGGCGCTGACCTACGGCCAGGTGCTGGCGCTGGGCGGTGATTTCTACGGAGTTGTCGAGCGGCCGATCAACGAAGGATCGACCCCGGCTGATCGCCTTCAGCGCTTCACGGCGGCCTTCGACACCCTCGCCGCGCTGCCCGCTTCAAAGGCCGAAGCGATACAGATTCTCTCGATCATGCAAAAGGAGATCGACGCCGTTAATCAGGCGATCAAGGAAGGCAAGCAACCTCATGAGGCTTATGACGCGTTGGGAGATACGTTGTCGGAAGAGTGGAACAAGATCACCGGCGGCGGCAGTTTTGTCTCGGCCCTGATCCCGCTCGGGCGCTATCTGAAACTGGCAGCGAACAACGCCGACCACTTCGGCGAATGGGCTCGCCTGGCCTACATCGCCGGACATACCGCCGCCCTGCAAACCGCCGCTGCCGCTCACGCCAGTCAAGACGAACTGCAACTGGAACGGGCCTACGCGATGAATGCATTCGCCGACCACTACCTCACCGACCTGTTCTCTTCCGGGCATTTGCGAGTGCCGCGCAAAGCCATGGCCGCCGCCGTGACACCGAGCGACCTGGGTTCGCTCATCACTCGCTTCATGCACGATGAAGACAGCAAGTTCGGGCTCAAGGTACGCAACGGACATGGCGAGCAATGGCGGGCATTCGGTGACAAGCGCTACTTCGACGCCACCGACGCCGACAACCGCCATCAAGTGAATCAGGCGGTACAGGATTCGGCGGACGAGGTGTATGCCGCGTATTCAAGCGGCAGCGTGCCGACCACCTCCAACGCGCTGCAACGGTTGCCGGATCTGACAGCCGTGCTGGATCCGGCCAACAACTTCTCGCCACTGTTCCGCCTTCAGGGCAACAAAGTCCTGCGGCGCAAGGACGTCAACAACCTCAACGACACCGCCACCGTCGACGACTGGTGGGGCTGGAGCACTTACCTGCTGCTCAAGGACTACCACCCGACCGGCAACACGAATTAA
- a CDS encoding AEC family transporter produces MLAIFLETLNITAPVFAMLFLGVLLKRIDWINDNFIHTASSLVFNVTMPALLFLGILHADLHAALQPALLIYFALATLLSFAVAWGWAIFRCPREDRGIYTQGAFRGNNGVIGLALAASMYGDYGISLGAILAALVILFYNTLSTIVLAVYSPVIKSDPWSICKSVVSNPLIISVIAAAPFAYFKIGLPGWLETSGQYLAQTTLPLALICIGGTLSLAALRKSGNMALSSSLVKMIGLPVIATLGAWLWGFRGAELGILFLYFGSPTAAASFVMARAAQGNHELAAAIIVLTTLMAAITTNIGIFFLQWGGWI; encoded by the coding sequence ATGCTGGCAATCTTCCTCGAAACCCTGAACATCACCGCGCCGGTGTTTGCCATGCTGTTTCTCGGTGTGCTGCTCAAACGCATCGACTGGATCAACGACAACTTCATCCACACGGCTTCGTCGCTGGTGTTCAACGTCACCATGCCGGCGCTGCTGTTTCTCGGCATCCTTCACGCCGACCTGCACGCCGCGCTACAACCGGCGCTGCTGATCTATTTCGCCCTCGCCACGCTGCTCAGTTTTGCCGTGGCCTGGGGCTGGGCGATTTTCCGCTGCCCGCGCGAAGATCGCGGCATCTACACGCAAGGCGCGTTTCGCGGCAACAACGGAGTGATCGGCCTGGCGCTGGCCGCGAGCATGTACGGCGACTACGGAATTTCCCTCGGGGCGATTCTCGCGGCGCTGGTGATCCTCTTCTACAACACCCTGTCGACCATCGTGCTGGCGGTGTACAGCCCGGTGATCAAGTCCGATCCGTGGAGTATCTGCAAAAGCGTGGTCAGCAATCCGCTGATCATCAGCGTGATCGCGGCGGCGCCGTTCGCCTATTTCAAGATCGGTCTGCCGGGCTGGCTGGAAACCTCCGGCCAGTATCTGGCGCAAACCACGCTGCCGCTGGCGCTGATCTGCATTGGTGGCACGCTGTCGCTGGCGGCGCTGCGCAAGAGCGGCAACATGGCGCTCAGTTCGAGTCTGGTGAAGATGATCGGCCTGCCGGTGATCGCCACGCTGGGTGCATGGCTGTGGGGCTTTCGCGGGGCGGAGCTGGGGATTCTGTTTCTGTACTTCGGCAGCCCGACCGCCGCCGCCAGTTTTGTCATGGCCCGTGCGGCCCAGGGCAACCATGAACTGGCAGCGGCGATCATCGTGCTGACCACGTTGATGGCGGCGATCACCACCAACATCGGGATCTTCTTTTTGCAATGGGGCGGTTGGATCTGA
- a CDS encoding carboxymuconolactone decarboxylase family protein has protein sequence MTESKKSGVEVRRQVMGDAFVDRALGNATEFTQPLQDFVNEHAWGGVWNREGLPLKTRSLITLAALTALKCPQELKGHVRGALNNGCTVDEIREALLHCAVYAGVPAAIDAFRAAQEVIDSYQKPE, from the coding sequence ATGACCGAATCGAAGAAGTCCGGGGTTGAAGTCCGCCGTCAGGTAATGGGCGACGCGTTTGTCGACCGCGCGCTGGGCAATGCCACCGAGTTCACTCAACCCTTGCAGGATTTCGTCAACGAACACGCCTGGGGCGGCGTCTGGAATCGCGAAGGTTTGCCGCTAAAAACCCGCAGCCTGATCACTCTCGCTGCGCTGACAGCACTGAAGTGCCCGCAGGAATTGAAGGGTCACGTGCGCGGCGCGTTGAACAATGGCTGCACGGTCGATGAGATCCGCGAAGCGCTGCTGCATTGCGCGGTGTATGCCGGCGTGCCAGCGGCGATCGATGCGTTTCGTGCGGCGCAGGAAGTGATCGACAGTTACCAGAAGCCCGAGTAA
- a CDS encoding septal ring lytic transglycosylase RlpA family protein has translation MKRLLGACALLSLLAGCASTDTIDPHGYDQTGVASYYGAKHHGKRTASGEAFNQNSLTAAHRQLPFGTRVKVTNLKNDESVVVRINDRGPHTRGRLIDVSRAAAEQLGMLRSGTARVRVQALDD, from the coding sequence ATGAAACGTCTGCTCGGCGCCTGCGCCCTGCTCTCTTTGCTGGCCGGTTGCGCCAGCACCGACACCATCGACCCGCACGGTTACGACCAGACCGGCGTCGCCTCCTATTATGGTGCCAAGCACCACGGTAAACGCACCGCCAGCGGCGAAGCGTTCAACCAGAATTCCCTGACCGCCGCCCACCGCCAATTGCCGTTCGGCACCCGGGTGAAGGTCACCAATCTGAAAAACGATGAGTCCGTCGTGGTCCGCATCAACGACCGTGGCCCGCACACCCGTGGCCGTCTGATCGATGTTTCACGTGCGGCGGCCGAACAGCTCGGTATGCTGCGCAGTGGGACCGCCCGGGTCCGGGTGCAGGCCCTCGACGACTGA
- the garD gene encoding galactarate dehydratase, with product MQLIEHSDSPRYIRLHERDNVVVVVNDQGVPAGTAFADGLVTVDFVPQSHKVSLVDIPEGGTVIRYGQIIGYALQPIPRGSWVKEDQLRMPTAPPLDSLPLSTDVPAAQAPLEGFTFEGYRNADGTVGTRNILGITTTVQCVTGVLDHAVKRIKDELLPKYPHVDDVVALTHSYGCGVAITATDAYIPIRTVRNLARNPNLGGEALVISLGCEKLQAGQVMHDDDASVDLSEPWLYRLQDSSHGFTEMIEQIMELAEVRLKKLDQRRRETVPASELILGMQCGGSDAFSGITANPALGYASDLLLRAGATVMFSEVTEVRDAIYLLTSRAQSKTVAEELVREMDWYDRYLAKGEADRSANTTPGNKKGGLSNIVEKSLGSIVKSGSSAISGVLGPGERFKQKGLIFCATPASDFVCGTLQLAAGMNLHVFTTGRGTPYGLAMAPVVKVSTRTELAQRWPDLIDIDAGRIATGRASIEELGWELFHYYLDVASGKQQTWAEKHKLHNDITLFNPAPIT from the coding sequence ATGCAGTTGATTGAACATTCCGACTCGCCGCGCTACATCCGCCTGCACGAGCGGGACAACGTAGTGGTAGTGGTCAATGACCAGGGCGTTCCGGCCGGCACCGCATTTGCCGATGGCCTGGTGACGGTGGATTTTGTGCCGCAGAGTCACAAGGTCAGCCTCGTGGACATCCCCGAGGGCGGCACGGTGATTCGCTACGGCCAGATCATTGGCTACGCGTTGCAGCCGATTCCCCGTGGCAGTTGGGTCAAGGAAGATCAACTGCGCATGCCGACCGCGCCGCCGCTGGACAGCCTGCCGCTGTCCACCGATGTGCCGGCCGCCCAGGCACCGCTGGAGGGCTTCACATTCGAGGGTTATCGCAACGCCGACGGCACCGTTGGCACGCGCAACATCCTCGGGATCACCACCACCGTGCAATGCGTCACCGGGGTGCTGGATCACGCGGTAAAACGCATCAAGGACGAACTGTTGCCGAAGTACCCGCACGTCGATGACGTGGTGGCGCTGACCCACAGTTACGGTTGCGGCGTGGCCATCACGGCCACCGATGCTTACATCCCGATCCGTACGGTGCGCAATCTCGCGCGCAACCCGAACCTCGGTGGCGAGGCGTTGGTGATCAGTCTGGGTTGCGAGAAATTGCAGGCCGGGCAGGTGATGCACGATGACGACGCGTCGGTGGATCTGAGCGAGCCGTGGCTGTATCGCCTGCAGGATTCCAGTCACGGTTTCACCGAGATGATCGAGCAGATCATGGAACTGGCCGAAGTCCGCCTGAAGAAACTCGACCAGCGCCGCCGGGAAACCGTGCCGGCGTCCGAGCTGATCCTCGGCATGCAGTGCGGCGGCAGTGATGCGTTTTCCGGGATCACCGCCAACCCGGCGCTCGGTTATGCGTCGGACTTGCTGCTGCGGGCGGGGGCGACGGTGATGTTTTCCGAAGTCACCGAAGTGCGCGATGCGATCTACCTGCTGACCTCACGTGCGCAGAGCAAAACCGTTGCCGAGGAACTGGTGCGCGAGATGGACTGGTACGACCGGTACCTTGCCAAAGGCGAGGCGGATCGCAGCGCCAACACCACGCCGGGCAACAAGAAGGGCGGGTTGTCGAACATCGTCGAGAAGTCGTTGGGCTCGATCGTCAAATCCGGCAGCAGTGCGATCAGCGGTGTGCTCGGTCCTGGGGAACGCTTCAAGCAGAAGGGTTTGATTTTCTGTGCGACGCCGGCGAGTGACTTTGTCTGCGGTACGTTGCAACTGGCGGCGGGGATGAACCTGCATGTGTTCACTACCGGGCGTGGTACGCCCTATGGTCTTGCCATGGCGCCGGTGGTGAAGGTTTCGACCCGTACGGAGCTGGCGCAGCGCTGGCCGGATCTGATCGACATCGATGCCGGGCGGATTGCTACCGGACGTGCGTCCATCGAGGAGTTGGGCTGGGAGTTGTTCCACTACTACCTGGATGTGGCGAGCGGCAAACAGCAGACGTGGGCGGAGAAGCACAAGCTGCATAACGACATTACGTTATTCAATCCGGCGCCGATTACTTGA
- a CDS encoding aldehyde dehydrogenase family protein encodes MTKRYDNYINGEWVAGNDYSVNINPSELSDTIGDYAKADLAQVNAAIDAARAAFPAWSTSGIQARHDSLDKVGTEILARREELGTLLAREEGKTLPEAIGEVTRAGNIFKFFAGECLRLSGDYVPSVRPGVNVEVTREALGVVGLITPWNFPIAIPSWKIAPALAYGNCVVLKPADLVPGCAWALAEIISRAGFPAGVFNLVMGSGRVVGEALVNSPKVDGISFTGSVGVGRQIAVNCVSRQAKVQLEMGGKNPQIILDDADLKQAVELSVQSAFYSTGQRCTASSRLIVTAGIHDKFVEAMAERMKSIKVGHALKAGTDIGPVVSQAQLEQDLKYIDIGQSEGARVVSGGGLVTCDTEGYFLAPTLFADSEASMRISREEIFGPVANVVRVADYEAALAMANDTEFGLSAGIATTSLKYANHFKRHSQAGMVMVNLPTAGVDYHVPFGGRKGSSYGSREQGRYAQEFYTVVKTSYIGS; translated from the coding sequence GTGACCAAGCGCTATGACAACTACATCAACGGTGAATGGGTCGCCGGCAACGATTACTCGGTCAACATTAACCCGTCCGAGCTGAGCGACACCATCGGCGACTACGCCAAGGCTGACCTGGCTCAGGTCAACGCCGCCATCGACGCCGCCCGCGCTGCGTTCCCGGCTTGGTCGACCTCGGGCATTCAGGCCCGTCACGACTCGCTCGATAAAGTCGGCACCGAAATCCTCGCCCGTCGCGAAGAACTCGGCACCCTGCTGGCCCGGGAAGAGGGCAAGACCTTGCCGGAAGCCATCGGCGAAGTAACCCGCGCCGGTAACATCTTCAAGTTCTTCGCCGGTGAATGCCTGCGTCTGTCTGGCGACTACGTGCCGTCGGTGCGTCCGGGCGTCAACGTTGAAGTCACCCGCGAAGCGCTTGGTGTGGTCGGCCTGATCACCCCGTGGAATTTCCCGATTGCCATCCCGTCGTGGAAAATCGCCCCGGCCCTGGCCTACGGCAACTGCGTGGTGTTGAAGCCGGCGGATCTGGTGCCGGGTTGCGCCTGGGCGCTGGCCGAAATCATCTCCCGTGCAGGCTTCCCGGCCGGCGTGTTCAACCTGGTGATGGGCAGCGGCCGCGTGGTCGGTGAAGCGCTGGTCAACAGCCCGAAAGTCGATGGCATCAGCTTCACCGGCTCCGTTGGTGTGGGCCGTCAGATTGCCGTCAACTGCGTGTCGCGCCAGGCCAAGGTTCAGCTGGAAATGGGCGGCAAAAACCCGCAGATCATTCTCGACGACGCCGACCTCAAGCAGGCGGTCGAGCTGTCGGTGCAGAGCGCGTTCTACTCCACCGGCCAGCGTTGCACCGCGTCGAGCCGCTTGATCGTCACCGCCGGGATTCACGACAAGTTCGTCGAAGCCATGGCCGAGCGCATGAAGTCGATCAAGGTCGGTCACGCGCTGAAGGCCGGCACCGACATCGGTCCGGTGGTCTCGCAGGCGCAGCTTGAACAGGACCTGAAGTACATCGACATCGGCCAGTCCGAAGGTGCGCGCGTGGTCAGCGGCGGTGGTCTGGTGACCTGCGACACCGAAGGCTACTTCCTCGCGCCGACCCTGTTCGCCGACAGCGAAGCGTCGATGCGCATCAGCCGCGAAGAGATCTTCGGCCCGGTGGCCAACGTCGTCCGCGTGGCCGATTACGAGGCTGCACTGGCCATGGCCAACGACACCGAATTCGGCCTGTCGGCGGGCATCGCCACCACGTCGCTGAAGTACGCCAACCACTTCAAGCGTCATTCCCAGGCCGGGATGGTGATGGTCAACCTGCCGACCGCCGGTGTCGATTACCACGTTCCGTTCGGTGGCCGTAAGGGTTCATCCTATGGCTCACGTGAGCAAGGCCGCTATGCGCAAGAGTTCTACACGGTCGTGAAGACCAGCTACATCGGTTCGTAA
- a CDS encoding calcium/sodium antiporter, with protein MIELLSGLFLLIAGAELMVRAAVRLAARLHVRPLIIGLTIVALGSSAPQMAVSLQAVQAHTPDIAVSSVIGSSIFNILVTLGLSALIIPLRVSRQLVRLDIPLMIGASLLVFVLAWNEELGRLDGILLLGALGLYLGLLLRQSRHSTRPHSDQPHDPQAPWFTSLLMIVGGLGMLVFAGHLLLGAAVVVATDLGFSERVIGLTVVAVGTSLPELATSLIAALRGQRDIAVGNVIGANLLNLLGVLGLTALIAPTPLSVSPNALDFDLPVMLGVAALCLPVFYSGYRVTRAEGLLLLGLYLAYGLHVVSFTTGMPLAGKLERLMLFYVLPTLLTFLFFTSVRAWRRQHHKRDVP; from the coding sequence GTGATCGAATTGCTCAGCGGGCTGTTCCTGCTGATCGCCGGCGCCGAGCTGATGGTGCGCGCCGCGGTGCGCCTTGCCGCACGTCTGCATGTGCGACCGCTGATCATCGGCCTGACCATCGTCGCCCTCGGCAGCAGCGCCCCGCAAATGGCCGTCAGCCTGCAAGCCGTGCAGGCGCACACGCCGGACATCGCCGTCAGCAGCGTGATCGGCAGCAGCATTTTCAATATTCTCGTCACCCTCGGCCTGTCGGCGCTGATCATTCCGTTGCGGGTATCGCGGCAACTGGTGCGCCTCGACATCCCGTTGATGATCGGCGCCAGCCTGCTGGTGTTCGTGCTGGCGTGGAATGAAGAGCTCGGGCGCCTCGACGGCATACTGCTGCTTGGCGCCTTAGGGCTTTACCTCGGGTTGTTGCTGCGCCAGTCGCGGCACTCGACCCGACCGCATTCCGATCAACCGCACGATCCGCAGGCGCCGTGGTTTACCAGCCTGCTGATGATTGTCGGCGGTCTGGGCATGCTGGTGTTCGCCGGGCATCTGCTGCTGGGTGCGGCCGTGGTCGTCGCCACTGACCTGGGATTCTCCGAACGCGTGATCGGCCTGACCGTGGTTGCGGTCGGCACTTCGCTGCCGGAACTCGCCACCTCGCTGATCGCCGCGTTGCGCGGTCAGCGCGACATCGCCGTGGGCAACGTGATCGGTGCCAACCTGCTCAACCTGCTCGGGGTGCTGGGCCTCACCGCACTGATCGCGCCGACACCGCTGTCGGTCTCGCCGAACGCACTGGATTTCGACCTGCCGGTAATGCTCGGCGTCGCCGCGCTGTGCCTGCCGGTGTTCTATTCCGGTTACCGCGTGACACGGGCTGAAGGCCTGTTGCTGCTTGGCTTGTACTTGGCGTACGGGCTGCACGTGGTGTCGTTCACCACCGGCATGCCACTGGCCGGCAAACTCGAGCGACTGATGCTGTTTTATGTGCTGCCGACGCTGCTGACGTTTCTGTTTTTCACGTCCGTGCGCGCCTGGCGCCGCCAACACCACAAGAGGGATGTGCCATGA
- a CDS encoding MFS transporter, with amino-acid sequence MQSSKPTHVRYLILLMLFLVTTINYADRATIAIAGSSLQKDLGIDAVTLGYIFSAFGWAYVAGQIPGGWLLDRFGSKKVYALSIFTWSLFTVLQGFVGEFGMSTAIVALFMLRFLVGLAEAPSFPGNARIVAAWFPTAERGTASAIFNSAQYFATVLFAPLMGWIVFTFGWEHVFIVMGILGIVFSLVWLKIIHSPRQHPMANEAEVKFIADNGGMVDMDQKQGKKADGPKWDYIRQLLTNRMMLGVYLGQYCINGITYFFLTWFPVYLVQERGMTILKAGFIASLPAICGFIGGVLGGVISDYLLRKGHSLTFARKAPIIAGLLVSSSIVACNYVEVEWMVVGFMALAFFGKGVGALGWAVVSDTSPKQIAGLSGGLFNTFGNIASITTPIVIGYIISSTGSFKWALVFVGANALVAVFSYLVIVGPIKRVVLKEPPTNGGSEAAGKLSQAHS; translated from the coding sequence ATGCAATCGTCCAAGCCGACTCACGTCCGCTATTTGATCCTGCTCATGCTGTTCCTGGTGACCACGATCAACTACGCCGACCGCGCCACCATCGCGATCGCCGGTTCCAGTTTGCAAAAAGACCTCGGCATCGACGCGGTCACCCTCGGCTACATCTTCTCTGCATTCGGTTGGGCCTACGTGGCCGGGCAAATTCCCGGTGGCTGGTTGCTCGATCGCTTCGGCTCGAAAAAAGTCTATGCCCTGAGCATCTTCACCTGGTCGCTGTTCACCGTGCTGCAAGGCTTTGTCGGTGAGTTCGGCATGTCCACGGCCATTGTGGCGCTGTTCATGTTGCGCTTCCTGGTCGGTCTGGCCGAGGCGCCATCGTTCCCCGGCAACGCACGCATTGTTGCGGCCTGGTTCCCGACCGCTGAACGCGGCACCGCTTCGGCGATCTTCAACTCGGCGCAATACTTCGCCACCGTGCTGTTCGCACCGCTGATGGGCTGGATCGTGTTCACCTTTGGTTGGGAGCACGTGTTCATCGTCATGGGTATTCTGGGCATCGTGTTCTCGCTGGTCTGGCTGAAGATTATCCACAGCCCGCGTCAACACCCGATGGCCAACGAAGCTGAAGTGAAGTTCATCGCCGACAACGGCGGCATGGTCGACATGGACCAGAAACAAGGCAAAAAGGCTGATGGCCCGAAATGGGATTACATCCGCCAGCTGCTGACCAACCGCATGATGCTCGGCGTGTACCTGGGGCAGTACTGCATCAACGGCATCACCTATTTCTTCCTGACCTGGTTCCCGGTGTACCTGGTGCAGGAGCGCGGCATGACCATCCTCAAGGCGGGTTTCATCGCCTCGTTGCCGGCGATCTGCGGCTTTATCGGTGGCGTCCTCGGCGGGGTGATTTCCGATTACCTGCTGCGCAAGGGCCACTCGCTGACCTTCGCCCGCAAGGCGCCGATCATCGCCGGTCTGCTGGTTTCGAGCAGCATCGTGGCCTGCAACTATGTTGAAGTGGAATGGATGGTGGTCGGCTTCATGGCCCTGGCGTTCTTCGGCAAAGGCGTGGGCGCGCTGGGTTGGGCGGTGGTGTCCGACACTTCGCCGAAACAGATCGCCGGTCTGAGCGGTGGCCTGTTCAACACCTTCGGCAACATCGCGTCGATCACCACCCCGATCGTCATCGGCTACATCATCAGTTCCACCGGTTCGTTCAAATGGGCGCTGGTGTTTGTCGGCGCCAACGCGCTGGTGGCGGTGTTCAGCTACCTGGTGATCGTCGGCCCGATCAAACGTGTGGTACTGAAAGAGCCGCCAACCAATGGCGGTTCCGAAGCGGCTGGTAAATTGTCTCAAGCGCATTCCTGA
- the kdgD gene encoding 5-dehydro-4-deoxyglucarate dehydratase: MNPQELKSILSAGLLSFPVTDFNAQGDFNRAGYIKRLEWLAPYGASALFAAGGTGEFFSLAASEYSEIIKTAVDTCASSVPILAGVGGSTRQAIEYAQEAERLGAKGLLLLPHYLTEASQDGVAAHVEAVCKSVNIGVVVYNRNVCRLTAPLLERLAERCPNLIGYKDGLGDIELMVSIRRRLGDRFSYLGGLPTAEVYAAAYKALGVPVYSSAVFNFIPKTAMDFYHAIAREDHATVGKIIDDFFLPYLDIRNRKAGYAVSIVKAGAKIAGYDAGPVRAPLTDLTREEYEMLAALIDKQGAQ, encoded by the coding sequence ATGAATCCACAAGAACTGAAGTCCATCCTCTCCGCCGGCCTGCTGTCGTTCCCGGTGACCGATTTCAATGCTCAGGGCGATTTCAACCGCGCTGGCTACATCAAACGCCTGGAATGGCTGGCCCCGTATGGTGCTTCAGCCCTGTTCGCCGCCGGTGGCACCGGTGAGTTCTTCTCCCTCGCTGCCAGCGAATATTCGGAAATCATCAAGACCGCCGTCGACACCTGCGCCAGCAGCGTGCCGATCCTTGCCGGTGTCGGTGGTTCGACCCGCCAGGCCATCGAATACGCTCAGGAAGCCGAGCGTCTGGGCGCCAAAGGCCTGTTGCTGCTGCCGCACTACCTGACCGAAGCCAGCCAGGACGGCGTTGCCGCCCACGTTGAAGCGGTGTGCAAATCGGTGAACATCGGTGTGGTGGTGTACAACCGCAACGTCTGCCGCCTGACCGCGCCGCTGCTGGAGCGTCTGGCCGAGCGCTGCCCGAACCTGATCGGTTACAAGGACGGTCTCGGTGATATCGAACTGATGGTGTCGATCCGTCGTCGTCTCGGCGATCGCTTCAGCTACCTCGGTGGTCTGCCGACCGCCGAAGTCTACGCCGCTGCCTACAAGGCCCTGGGCGTGCCGGTCTACTCCTCGGCGGTCTTCAACTTCATCCCGAAAACCGCGATGGATTTCTACCACGCGATTGCTCGCGAAGATCACGCCACCGTCGGCAAGATCATCGACGACTTCTTCCTGCCGTACCTGGACATCCGCAACCGCAAAGCCGGCTACGCCGTGAGCATCGTCAAGGCGGGCGCCAAGATCGCCGGCTATGACGCAGGCCCGGTGCGGGCGCCGCTGACCGACCTGACCCGCGAAGAGTACGAAATGCTCGCCGCGCTGATCGACAAGCAAGGTGCGCAGTAA